A genome region from Streptomyces pratensis includes the following:
- a CDS encoding peptidase C39 family protein, whose amino-acid sequence MTRPTSRRTVLTAALAAAAGAGAVASAGPASAAPSRTSSSPAASPVDNHFWTTYTDWRCGTSAGARAVAGRRPGLVISAPAGSTDYTDPHTGTTSTWEYATWTSPVHRSAVPATEVIASWNARTPPGTWIQIELRGHYSDGTDTPWYVMGRWAAGDNDIRRTSVDDQTDGRSTVWTDTFSLDDAASGLRLVSYRLRLTLHRTPGTRLTPTVHRVGAMASDVPDRFTVPATAPGAARELPVPRYSQNVHVGEYPEYDNGGEAWCSPTSSQMIIEYWGRTPTPEDLAWVKPGLADPQVCHAARYTFDYQYEGCGNWPFNAAYAATYKDMSAVVTRLGSLTDLEQLIAAGIPVITSQSFLKGELTGAGYGTSGHLMTVIGFTADGDVIANDPASPSNDAVRRVYQRREWENIWLRTKRYDANGQVRSGTGGVCYVYWPVSPTPAQHRVLRSLGLT is encoded by the coding sequence ATGACCAGACCGACTTCACGCAGGACCGTGCTCACCGCCGCGCTCGCGGCAGCGGCCGGGGCGGGCGCCGTGGCCTCCGCCGGCCCGGCGAGCGCCGCACCCTCCCGCACCTCCTCGTCCCCCGCGGCCTCGCCCGTGGACAACCATTTCTGGACCACGTACACCGACTGGCGCTGCGGTACCTCCGCCGGGGCCCGGGCGGTCGCCGGCCGCCGGCCCGGCCTGGTGATCTCCGCACCCGCCGGCAGTACCGACTACACCGACCCGCACACCGGGACGACCAGCACCTGGGAGTACGCGACCTGGACCTCCCCGGTCCACCGCTCGGCCGTCCCCGCTACCGAGGTGATCGCCTCCTGGAACGCCCGGACCCCGCCGGGCACCTGGATCCAGATCGAGCTGCGCGGCCACTACTCGGACGGGACGGACACTCCCTGGTACGTGATGGGCCGCTGGGCCGCCGGTGACAATGACATCCGCCGTACCTCGGTGGACGACCAGACCGACGGCAGGAGCACGGTCTGGACCGACACCTTCTCCCTGGACGACGCGGCGAGCGGGCTGCGGCTGGTGTCCTACCGCCTGAGGCTCACCCTCCACCGGACCCCCGGCACCCGCCTCACGCCCACGGTCCACCGGGTCGGCGCCATGGCCTCGGACGTCCCCGACCGCTTCACCGTCCCCGCCACCGCACCCGGCGCCGCCCGCGAGCTGCCGGTGCCCCGCTACTCGCAGAACGTCCATGTGGGGGAGTACCCGGAGTACGACAACGGGGGCGAGGCCTGGTGCAGCCCCACCTCCTCGCAGATGATCATCGAGTACTGGGGTCGCACGCCCACCCCCGAGGACCTGGCCTGGGTCAAGCCGGGCCTCGCCGACCCACAGGTCTGCCACGCGGCCCGCTACACCTTCGACTACCAGTACGAAGGCTGCGGCAACTGGCCCTTCAACGCCGCCTACGCCGCGACGTACAAGGACATGAGCGCCGTGGTCACCCGGCTCGGATCGCTGACCGACCTCGAGCAGCTGATCGCAGCGGGCATCCCGGTCATAACGTCACAGTCGTTCCTCAAGGGCGAGCTGACGGGCGCGGGTTACGGGACGTCAGGCCACCTGATGACGGTCATCGGCTTCACGGCCGACGGCGACGTGATCGCCAATGACCCCGCATCACCGTCCAACGACGCGGTGCGCCGCGTCTACCAGCGGCGTGAGTGGGAGAACATCTGGCTCCGCACGAAGCGCTACGACGCGAACGGGCAGGTCAGAAGCGGTACGGGAGGGGTCTGCTACGTCTACTGGCCCGTCAGCCCGACACCGGCTCAGCACCGCGTCCTGCGGTCGCTCGGCCTGACCTGA
- a CDS encoding uridine kinase family protein → MNDLADHARRLRSLPPSCGPVRLIAVDGHAGSGKSTFAGRLAAALGDAPVLHLDDLATHEELFAWTDRLMEQVLEPLSRGETAYYAPYDWTARRFGPPRTLDPAPVMLIEGVGAGRTAMRPFLAGLLWIEGDREASWERGRDRDGPGLSEFWDGWTAAERRHFAEDPSLPFTDAVIRRMRTGYRWLKGPHPTAVASQLITESEG, encoded by the coding sequence ATGAACGACCTGGCGGACCACGCGCGCCGGCTGCGCTCCTTGCCTCCGTCCTGCGGGCCGGTGCGGCTGATCGCGGTCGACGGCCACGCGGGGTCCGGCAAGAGCACCTTCGCCGGCCGTCTGGCCGCGGCGCTCGGCGACGCGCCCGTGCTGCACCTGGACGACCTGGCCACCCACGAGGAGCTCTTCGCCTGGACGGACAGGCTCATGGAACAGGTCCTGGAGCCGCTCTCCCGCGGCGAGACCGCGTACTACGCCCCGTACGACTGGACGGCCCGGCGCTTCGGGCCGCCGAGGACACTGGATCCGGCCCCCGTGATGCTGATCGAGGGCGTGGGGGCGGGCCGCACCGCGATGCGGCCCTTTCTCGCGGGCCTGTTGTGGATCGAGGGCGATCGCGAGGCGTCCTGGGAGCGGGGCAGAGACCGCGACGGCCCCGGACTCTCGGAGTTCTGGGACGGCTGGACCGCCGCGGAGCGGCGTCATTTCGCCGAGGACCCCTCGCTTCCCTTCACGGATGCGGTGATACGGCGGATGCGCACGGGGTACAGGTGGCTGAAAGGACCTCACCCGACTGCGGTGGCGAGCCAACTCATCACGGAAAGTGAAGGCTGA